One genomic segment of Hymenobacter psoromatis includes these proteins:
- a CDS encoding carboxypeptidase-like regulatory domain-containing protein — protein sequence MSRLLLLLTGFFCANTSVAQTYFLSGRVIDSHSDEGIPGVTVLLKADTATLAGCVTNQAGSFRLKRPAARDCSIEVSSLGYRTKNVRLTGGVVNLAPLRILMPGFCPYAPAHGRTPACLNSHTDHVIPIFYGLPSAKVMAKAKAGKLYLGGCQLTGCDPYYYCLTHKREL from the coding sequence ATGAGTCGGTTGTTACTCTTATTAACCGGGTTTTTCTGCGCAAATACTAGCGTGGCGCAAACGTATTTTTTATCGGGCCGAGTAATTGACAGTCATTCCGATGAGGGGATACCGGGCGTTACCGTACTGCTGAAAGCGGACACAGCAACGCTGGCTGGTTGTGTTACCAATCAGGCTGGTAGCTTTCGACTGAAGAGGCCAGCAGCTAGAGACTGCTCTATTGAAGTAAGCTCCCTGGGCTACCGTACCAAAAATGTGCGACTTACGGGAGGAGTAGTCAACTTGGCACCCTTGCGTATTTTGATGCCTGGCTTCTGTCCCTACGCTCCTGCCCACGGCCGGACGCCCGCCTGCCTTAATAGTCACACTGACCACGTGATTCCTATTTTCTATGGTTTGCCTTCGGCGAAAGTGATGGCCAAAGCCAAAGCCGGCAAGCTGTACTTGGGCGGTTGCCAGCTAACGGGTTGTGACCCGTACTATTACTGCCTGACGCATAAGCGGGAGTTATAA
- a CDS encoding transposase-like zinc-binding domain-containing protein translates to MNAPICPKCDSKEATKSGVINERQRFRCKNCGYHYTVAKVGREVNPYYVVKALQLYIEGVSYREIERLLGVSHVSVMNWVKKYGVKAPRQTDYHPTYKILNQKELAEFFQKPENLKSAGLVVTELGDKYMMIRWERFRQ, encoded by the coding sequence ATGAATGCTCCCATCTGCCCCAAGTGCGACTCGAAGGAAGCGACCAAGAGTGGCGTAATTAATGAGCGCCAGCGCTTTCGCTGCAAAAACTGCGGCTACCACTATACCGTAGCCAAGGTGGGCCGCGAGGTGAACCCCTACTACGTGGTGAAGGCGTTGCAGCTCTACATTGAGGGCGTGAGCTACCGCGAAATTGAGCGATTGCTAGGGGTGAGCCACGTGAGCGTGATGAACTGGGTAAAGAAATACGGCGTAAAAGCCCCCCGCCAAACAGACTATCATCCTACCTATAAAATCCTCAATCAGAAGGAACTGGCGGAGTTCTTTCAGAAGCCCGAGAACCTGAAAAGCGCCGGCCTGGTCGTGACGGAGCTGGGCGATAAGTACATGATGATACGCTGGGAGCGATTTCGGCAGTAG
- a CDS encoding MFS transporter has translation MEQSLNPTAAAAYRNDPDAPAAHDNNQVDSKTIWQVITASSVGTVIEWYDFYIFGSLAAIIGPVLFGHAGKIEDTLLGALAVFGAGFVVRPFGAMFFGRIGDMIGRKYTFMVTLLLMGGATFVTGLIPSYDTIGIAAPIIVVILRLLQGLALGGEYGGAATYVAEYAPDKKRGYYTSFIQITATGGFIVSITVLVLTRKFMGEAAFKDWGWRIPFLLSGLLVIASYYIRKRLHESPLFARAKATGTTSKNPLRDSFVNPVNRRLVLIALFGVTMGQGVIFYTSQFQAYSFMNSTLKLDIIDSSTILVIAMVLATPLFVYFGSLSDRIGRKRIIMTGMICGALFTIPLFYGIKAYAGPLTEITPATVDAAGKAVPAVMKALAPNVFMMTVLTFILVLFVTMVYGPIAAYLVELFPTSVRYTSLSVPYHIGNGVFGGFVPLIATAIGVWAAKQPAGTFAKDHSSLLGLVYPVVIALICFFVGMALMKDTRNVKLIDS, from the coding sequence ATGGAACAAAGTTTAAACCCCACGGCAGCGGCGGCTTACCGCAACGACCCCGACGCGCCGGCGGCGCACGACAACAACCAGGTTGATTCCAAAACCATCTGGCAGGTAATTACCGCCTCGTCGGTGGGTACGGTCATCGAGTGGTACGACTTCTACATCTTCGGCTCGCTGGCGGCCATTATTGGGCCAGTGCTGTTTGGGCACGCGGGTAAGATTGAGGATACGTTGCTGGGGGCGCTGGCCGTGTTTGGAGCCGGCTTCGTGGTGCGGCCGTTTGGGGCGATGTTCTTCGGCCGCATCGGCGACATGATTGGGCGTAAGTACACGTTCATGGTGACGCTGCTGCTCATGGGCGGGGCTACGTTCGTCACGGGCCTTATCCCGAGCTACGACACCATCGGCATCGCGGCCCCTATTATCGTCGTGATTCTGCGCTTGTTGCAGGGCCTGGCGCTGGGCGGCGAATATGGTGGTGCGGCTACCTACGTGGCCGAGTATGCCCCCGACAAAAAGCGCGGCTACTACACCAGCTTCATCCAGATTACGGCCACCGGGGGCTTCATCGTCAGTATTACCGTGCTGGTGCTCACCCGCAAGTTTATGGGTGAGGCCGCCTTTAAGGACTGGGGCTGGCGCATTCCGTTCCTGCTCTCGGGCCTGCTGGTCATTGCCTCGTACTACATCCGCAAGCGCCTGCACGAGTCGCCGCTTTTTGCCAGGGCCAAGGCCACCGGCACCACCAGCAAGAACCCGCTGCGCGACTCCTTCGTGAACCCCGTAAACCGCCGGCTGGTGCTCATTGCCTTGTTTGGCGTGACGATGGGTCAGGGCGTGATTTTCTACACCTCGCAGTTTCAGGCTTATTCGTTTATGAACAGCACGCTCAAGCTCGACATCATCGATTCGAGTACCATTCTGGTGATTGCGATGGTGCTGGCTACCCCCCTGTTTGTGTATTTTGGCTCGCTATCGGACCGCATCGGGCGCAAGCGCATCATCATGACGGGCATGATTTGCGGGGCGCTATTCACCATCCCGCTTTTCTACGGTATTAAGGCCTACGCCGGACCGCTTACCGAAATTACGCCCGCCACCGTGGATGCCGCCGGCAAAGCCGTACCGGCTGTGATGAAAGCCCTGGCACCCAACGTGTTTATGATGACGGTGCTCACTTTTATCCTGGTGCTGTTTGTGACGATGGTGTACGGCCCCATCGCCGCCTACCTCGTCGAGCTGTTCCCGACCAGCGTGCGCTACACCTCGCTCTCGGTGCCGTATCACATTGGGAATGGGGTATTCGGCGGTTTCGTGCCGCTCATCGCTACCGCCATTGGCGTGTGGGCCGCCAAGCAGCCGGCCGGTACGTTTGCCAAGGACCACAGCAGCCTGCTGGGCCTCGTCTATCCGGTGGTTATCGCGCTCATCTGCTTCTTCGTGGGCATGGCCCTGATGAAGGACACCCGCAACGTAAAGCTGATAGACAGCTAA
- a CDS encoding putative porin: MVFFTKAVRWLLLTLVLGGPLAARAQIIDDSTKTVYGPKTTRVIYEAELLRDSTGGTPIDTSLTQWPQARFWAHDSTFQQDLGVLASASRPLLYQPNYQLGARFGRNAFDRQTRAGNQVPYYDSRSPYSFFRYVQGSQGEQVFEISYSRSFKKNFSVGVDYERIAGNQVLNTGGTQYQTEHNNFTIFTRYQTEDGRYHLLANYSASRQQTRELGGIRPTASEGLDTLKGPGSFFKYGDEQVYLTPGINIDDRDQVHVFQSYRLLGRGLTAYHIFDASRQYNGYNDDALPRDATGTLLFYPLNAITGTRGTLRNTTATNDRALFRQVENTVGLLGRTDRVEYNLYGRARNAELTAQSTRLGLSGPGVPLSNVARDGYNQLFLGGTAAFNYRTIYAVDVAGEYKVFDEYWLRGRIRTGPLSAELLTASYSPTLTQQLFIGNSYEWHHVSGGKDDNPSNSPFVNTKANQLTVRLKQRLPFLAEHSIEASAAVVNLTNLVYYGPDGTPQQLTGNQQLLIGFARHRVRVGNVFFDNQGTYTRVSGPTNPGLRVPALVTESRVYYQRLVFGHALFAQVGGELYYQSDFKGYSYAPSTQQFYVQNNFTIGNYAVANAFVAADIGSASLFIKVAYLNQGLYRDGYFTTPYYTGYPRRIIFGVRWRFFS, from the coding sequence ATGGTTTTTTTTACTAAAGCCGTCCGTTGGCTGCTGCTGACCCTGGTGCTGGGCGGCCCCCTGGCCGCCCGCGCCCAGATTATTGATGACTCGACCAAGACGGTGTACGGTCCTAAAACGACCCGCGTCATCTACGAAGCCGAGCTGCTGCGCGACTCTACGGGCGGCACGCCCATCGATACCAGCCTCACGCAGTGGCCGCAGGCGCGGTTCTGGGCGCACGATAGTACGTTTCAGCAAGACCTGGGCGTGCTGGCTTCGGCCTCGCGGCCGTTGCTCTACCAGCCCAACTACCAGCTCGGCGCGCGCTTCGGGCGCAACGCTTTCGACCGCCAGACCCGCGCCGGCAACCAGGTGCCGTACTACGACAGCCGCTCGCCCTACTCGTTTTTTCGCTATGTGCAGGGCTCGCAGGGCGAACAGGTATTTGAAATCAGCTACAGCCGCTCCTTTAAGAAGAATTTTAGCGTGGGCGTTGATTACGAGCGTATTGCCGGTAATCAGGTACTGAATACCGGCGGCACGCAGTACCAGACCGAGCACAACAACTTCACCATCTTTACCCGCTACCAAACCGAAGACGGCCGCTACCACCTACTAGCCAACTACTCGGCCAGCCGTCAGCAAACCCGCGAGCTGGGCGGCATCCGGCCCACCGCTAGCGAAGGCCTGGATACGTTGAAGGGGCCGGGCAGCTTCTTCAAATATGGTGACGAGCAGGTATACCTTACGCCGGGCATCAACATCGATGACCGCGACCAGGTGCACGTTTTTCAGTCGTACCGCCTGCTGGGGCGCGGCCTCACGGCCTACCATATCTTCGATGCCAGCCGGCAGTATAACGGCTACAACGACGATGCCCTACCCCGCGACGCGACGGGCACGCTGCTATTTTATCCGCTCAATGCTATCACGGGCACCCGCGGCACGCTGCGCAATACCACGGCCACCAACGACCGCGCGCTGTTTCGGCAGGTCGAGAACACGGTGGGCCTGCTGGGCCGCACCGACCGCGTGGAATACAACCTGTACGGCCGCGCGCGCAACGCCGAGCTGACGGCCCAAAGCACTAGGCTGGGCCTGTCGGGCCCCGGCGTGCCGCTCTCTAATGTAGCTCGTGATGGGTACAACCAGTTGTTTCTGGGTGGCACGGCGGCTTTCAACTACCGCACTATCTACGCCGTGGATGTGGCCGGCGAGTACAAGGTATTCGACGAATACTGGCTGCGCGGGCGCATTCGCACCGGCCCGCTTTCGGCCGAGCTGCTCACGGCTTCCTACTCGCCCACGCTCACGCAGCAGCTCTTTATCGGCAATAGCTACGAGTGGCACCACGTGTCGGGCGGCAAGGATGATAACCCGAGTAATTCGCCCTTCGTCAATACCAAGGCTAACCAACTCACGGTGCGCCTCAAGCAGCGCCTACCCTTCCTGGCCGAGCACAGCATTGAGGCCAGCGCGGCGGTCGTCAACCTCACCAACCTCGTGTACTACGGCCCCGATGGCACGCCCCAGCAGCTAACGGGCAACCAGCAGCTGCTCATCGGGTTTGCGCGCCACCGGGTGCGGGTCGGCAACGTGTTTTTTGATAATCAGGGCACTTACACCCGCGTATCTGGCCCCACTAACCCCGGCCTGCGCGTGCCCGCGCTCGTCACCGAGTCGCGGGTGTATTACCAGCGCCTGGTATTTGGCCACGCGCTGTTTGCGCAGGTTGGGGGCGAGCTGTATTATCAGTCTGATTTTAAGGGTTATAGCTACGCGCCCAGCACCCAGCAGTTTTATGTGCAAAACAACTTCACCATTGGCAACTACGCCGTGGCCAATGCCTTCGTGGCAGCCGACATTGGCTCGGCTTCCCTCTTCATCAAAGTAGCCTATCTCAACCAGGGGTTGTACCGCGATGGCTATTTCACTACCCCCTACTACACGGGCTACCCCCGGCGGATTATTTTCGGCGTGCGCTGGCGATTTTTCAGCTGA
- a CDS encoding uracil-DNA glycosylase family protein, giving the protein MPNFADRQLTLLTNFPLPPLPLPGGAEVRNSYLEPEVQVIVRAFARKFYVAEAARVGIFGINPGRFGGGRTGVAFTDPVALSTLCGIGHALPRQRRELSSEFVYRFIEALGGPAEFYQHFYINSVYPLELTREGKNYNYYDAPALIKALWPDMRRSLSEQTDQLTLRRDVAVSLGRRNGDFLRRLNDELGLFKRIEVLDHPRFLMQYKRKALADNVARYVDVLGGLLK; this is encoded by the coding sequence ATGCCCAATTTTGCCGACCGCCAGCTGACGCTGCTCACTAACTTTCCCCTACCCCCCCTACCCCTGCCGGGCGGGGCCGAGGTGCGCAACTCCTACCTGGAGCCCGAGGTGCAGGTCATCGTGCGGGCATTTGCCAGGAAATTTTACGTGGCCGAGGCGGCGCGGGTGGGCATTTTCGGCATCAATCCCGGTCGCTTTGGCGGCGGGCGCACCGGCGTGGCCTTCACCGACCCGGTGGCGCTGAGCACGCTCTGCGGCATTGGCCACGCACTGCCCCGGCAGCGCCGCGAGCTGTCGAGCGAGTTCGTGTACCGGTTTATTGAGGCGCTGGGTGGCCCGGCCGAGTTCTACCAGCACTTTTATATTAACTCGGTGTACCCGCTGGAACTGACGCGCGAAGGTAAAAACTATAATTATTACGACGCGCCCGCCCTCATTAAAGCCTTATGGCCCGATATGCGCCGCTCCCTCAGCGAGCAAACCGACCAGCTTACTCTGCGCCGTGACGTGGCCGTGAGCCTAGGCCGCCGCAACGGCGACTTCCTGCGCCGGCTCAACGACGAGCTGGGGTTGTTCAAGCGAATTGAAGTGCTTGACCACCCGCGCTTTCTGATGCAGTATAAGCGTAAGGCGCTGGCCGACAACGTGGCTAGGTACGTGGACGTGCTGGGCGGACTACTAAAATAG
- a CDS encoding alanine dehydrogenase, whose product MAEQLPTGFGALATGRAYFTQESMLAVETRKRKLFIGLPKEISLQENRLGLTPEAVQHLVSEGHEVMLESGAGEPSKYSDHDYSEAGATIAYSTEEVYKADIILKVAPPMLDEIELMRPGQTLISALQMGTMTPEFINALARKKVNAIGFELIKDPSGARPVVRAMSEIAGSTVMLVAAEYLARSNEGKGIILGGITGVPPSQVVILGAGTVAEYAARAALGLGAEVKVFDNHLYKLRRLKHNLGAQLYTSTLDTFALSQQIRRADVVIGALAVEEGRIPFMVPEQMVASMAAGSIIIDISIDQGGCFETSELTSHSKPVFRKYDVVHYCVPNIASRVPRTATNALSNIFTPILQDISQQGGINEALFTNEHFRSGVYVYKGSLTNAAIAKRFNMRYKELGLLIAVRN is encoded by the coding sequence ATGGCCGAACAGCTACCCACCGGCTTTGGCGCGCTGGCCACGGGCCGCGCCTACTTCACCCAGGAGTCGATGCTGGCGGTGGAAACGCGCAAGCGCAAGCTCTTCATTGGCCTACCCAAGGAAATTTCCTTGCAGGAAAACCGCCTGGGCCTTACCCCCGAAGCTGTGCAGCACCTCGTGAGCGAGGGCCACGAGGTAATGCTCGAAAGCGGGGCCGGCGAGCCCAGCAAATACTCCGACCACGACTATTCTGAGGCCGGTGCCACCATCGCCTACTCTACCGAGGAAGTCTACAAGGCCGATATTATCCTGAAAGTGGCCCCGCCCATGCTCGATGAAATCGAGCTGATGCGCCCCGGCCAAACGCTCATCTCGGCCCTGCAAATGGGCACGATGACGCCCGAGTTTATTAACGCCCTGGCGCGTAAAAAGGTGAATGCCATTGGCTTCGAGCTAATAAAAGACCCCAGCGGGGCGCGGCCCGTAGTGCGCGCCATGAGCGAAATCGCGGGCTCGACCGTGATGCTGGTGGCGGCCGAGTACCTGGCCCGCTCCAACGAGGGCAAGGGCATCATCCTGGGCGGCATTACGGGCGTGCCGCCGTCGCAGGTCGTGATTCTGGGTGCGGGTACGGTGGCCGAATACGCCGCCCGCGCCGCGCTGGGCCTGGGTGCGGAAGTCAAGGTATTTGATAATCACCTGTATAAGTTGCGCCGCCTCAAGCACAACCTGGGTGCGCAGCTCTACACTAGCACCCTCGATACCTTCGCCCTGAGCCAGCAGATTCGGCGCGCCGACGTGGTAATCGGCGCGCTTGCCGTGGAGGAGGGGCGCATCCCGTTTATGGTGCCCGAGCAGATGGTGGCTAGCATGGCGGCCGGCTCCATCATCATCGACATCAGTATCGACCAGGGCGGCTGCTTCGAAACCAGCGAGCTGACCAGCCACAGTAAGCCCGTCTTTCGCAAGTATGATGTGGTGCACTACTGCGTGCCCAACATCGCCTCGCGCGTGCCCCGCACTGCCACCAACGCGCTCAGCAACATTTTTACGCCCATTCTGCAAGACATCAGCCAACAGGGCGGCATCAACGAGGCGCTTTTCACCAACGAACACTTCCGTAGCGGCGTCTACGTCTACAAAGGCTCGCTCACCAACGCCGCCATTGCTAAGCGATTTAACATGCGGTATAAAGAGTTGGGGCTGCTTATTGCGGTGCGGAATTAG
- the lpxK gene encoding tetraacyldisaccharide 4'-kinase, with translation MPIKISGPQPATRNPEPGTSAKSWLLLPASWLYAAVLAVRNWLYDRGWWRSAPGWVPLLGVGNLRVGGTGKTPHVAWLVEELLRQGQRPAILSRGYGRQTRGPRLATAADSAATVGDEPWQYFQEFGGRGVPVAVAENRQLGLDLLRQYHSDLTCVVLDDAFQHRRVRPTLHILLTELARPFYHDYVLPAGRLRETRAGAARADLVIITKCPPDLPAAAQAIAEAEVRRYARPEVPVLFSAYAYGAPEPFTAAARARGLPPPDGPVGLLTGIAQPGPLRVHLQAQGYQLAAEYAFADHHAFTLADLVAVRAGGPQGQVIFTTEKDAARLQAPALAPALAGLSVYTIPVRVALLEGGAARLAAAVAAATGPAGR, from the coding sequence ATGCCCATCAAAATAAGCGGCCCGCAACCCGCAACCCGGAACCCGGAACCCGGAACCTCGGCCAAAAGCTGGCTGCTGCTGCCGGCCTCGTGGCTCTACGCGGCGGTGCTGGCGGTGCGCAACTGGCTCTACGACCGCGGCTGGTGGCGCTCGGCCCCCGGTTGGGTGCCGCTGCTGGGGGTAGGCAACCTGCGGGTGGGCGGCACCGGCAAAACGCCCCACGTGGCCTGGCTGGTCGAAGAATTGCTGCGCCAGGGCCAGCGCCCGGCTATTCTGAGCCGGGGCTACGGCCGCCAAACGCGCGGCCCGCGCCTAGCCACGGCCGCCGACTCGGCCGCCACGGTGGGCGATGAGCCCTGGCAGTATTTTCAGGAATTTGGCGGGCGGGGCGTGCCCGTGGCCGTGGCCGAAAATCGCCAGCTTGGCCTGGATTTACTGCGTCAATATCACTCCGACCTGACGTGCGTGGTGCTCGACGATGCCTTTCAGCACCGCCGCGTGCGCCCTACCCTCCATATTCTGCTCACCGAGCTGGCGCGGCCGTTTTACCACGACTACGTGCTGCCCGCCGGCCGCCTGCGCGAAACCCGCGCCGGGGCCGCCCGCGCCGACCTGGTTATCATTACTAAGTGCCCACCCGACCTGCCCGCCGCCGCCCAGGCCATCGCCGAAGCGGAGGTGCGGCGCTACGCCCGGCCCGAAGTGCCGGTGCTTTTTTCGGCCTATGCCTACGGCGCGCCGGAGCCATTCACAGCGGCGGCGCGGGCGCGGGGCCTACCCCCCCCCGATGGCCCGGTGGGGCTGCTCACGGGCATTGCGCAGCCGGGGCCGCTGCGGGTGCACCTGCAAGCGCAGGGCTACCAGCTGGCGGCCGAGTACGCTTTTGCCGACCACCACGCCTTCACGCTGGCCGACCTGGTGGCAGTGCGGGCGGGCGGGCCGCAGGGCCAGGTTATTTTCACCACCGAAAAAGATGCCGCCCGCCTGCAGGCCCCCGCGCTGGCCCCCGCGCTCGCTGGCCTGTCCGTGTACACGATTCCGGTGCGGGTAGCGTTGCTGGAGGGCGGCGCGGCGCGGCTGGCAGCGGCGGTGGCCGCGGCCACCGGGCCGGCCGGGCGCTAG
- a CDS encoding flavin reductase family protein — translation MPTPAHRTIAPADLSPADFYQYLIGAVAPRPIAFASTISAAGLVNLSPYSFFNVMSMDPPILVFSPTSRGRDNSAKDTLQNVREVPEVVIHICDYALVEQLSLASAEYPAGVNEFVKAGLTEATSNQVRPPRVAECPAAFECVVEQIIELGDAPGHGNLVICRVVRAHFREDILLAGKPGVDPLKFEAVSRLGGDWYSRLRPENLFTVARPNRQLGIGFDGLPPHIRESNILTGNDLARLANVEREALPTPAQIAAARTEPLVAYLLNKHRADPAEQQKQLALLAQQWLAEGRVQEAWRVLLIDLS, via the coding sequence ATGCCTACCCCCGCCCACCGCACCATCGCACCCGCCGATTTATCGCCCGCCGATTTTTACCAGTACCTCATCGGCGCGGTGGCCCCGCGGCCCATTGCGTTCGCCAGCACTATCTCGGCGGCGGGCCTCGTGAACCTGAGTCCGTACAGCTTTTTCAACGTGATGAGCATGGACCCGCCCATCCTGGTGTTTTCGCCCACCAGCCGGGGGCGCGACAACTCGGCGAAAGACACGCTGCAAAACGTGCGCGAGGTGCCTGAAGTCGTCATCCACATCTGCGACTACGCGCTGGTGGAGCAGCTGTCGCTGGCCAGCGCCGAATACCCGGCCGGCGTCAACGAGTTCGTCAAGGCCGGCCTCACCGAAGCTACGTCAAACCAGGTGCGGCCGCCGCGCGTGGCCGAGTGCCCGGCGGCATTTGAGTGCGTAGTGGAGCAAATTATTGAGTTGGGCGACGCGCCCGGCCACGGCAACCTGGTAATATGCCGGGTGGTGCGGGCGCACTTTCGGGAGGATATTCTGCTGGCCGGCAAGCCCGGCGTAGACCCGCTTAAATTTGAGGCAGTGTCGCGGCTGGGCGGCGACTGGTATAGCCGCCTACGGCCCGAAAATCTCTTCACCGTGGCCCGCCCCAACCGCCAGTTGGGCATTGGCTTCGACGGCCTACCCCCCCATATCCGCGAGAGCAACATCCTGACTGGCAATGACCTGGCCCGCCTCGCCAACGTGGAGCGCGAAGCCCTCCCTACCCCCGCCCAAATCGCGGCAGCCCGCACCGAGCCACTAGTGGCCTACCTGCTAAACAAGCACCGCGCCGACCCTGCCGAGCAGCAAAAACAACTGGCCCTGCTGGCCCAGCAGTGGCTGGCCGAGGGCCGGGTGCAGGAGGCGTGGCGGGTGCTGCTGATTGACTTGTCTTAA
- the tsaE gene encoding tRNA (adenosine(37)-N6)-threonylcarbamoyltransferase complex ATPase subunit type 1 TsaE: protein MPDFSLNIPSLAALPTVAWQLAVSIAQSECSLVAFEGEMGAGKTTLIRALCPELGVRDDVSSPTFALVNEYRNAWGDPIYHFDFYRVDSEAEAARLGVAEYFDSGYLCLVEWPTRVAGLLPPTYLLVELTVTGPESREIHLSIINQQLSV, encoded by the coding sequence ATGCCTGATTTTAGTCTCAACATTCCCAGCTTGGCCGCCCTACCCACCGTGGCCTGGCAGCTGGCCGTTTCCATTGCCCAGTCGGAGTGTTCGCTGGTCGCTTTTGAGGGCGAGATGGGGGCAGGCAAAACTACCCTTATCCGGGCGCTGTGCCCCGAGTTGGGGGTGAGGGATGACGTAAGCAGCCCCACATTTGCCCTGGTCAACGAGTACCGCAATGCCTGGGGCGACCCCATTTATCACTTCGACTTTTACCGCGTAGATTCTGAGGCGGAAGCGGCCCGCCTGGGCGTAGCTGAGTACTTCGATTCGGGGTATCTTTGCTTGGTAGAGTGGCCCACCCGCGTGGCCGGCCTGCTACCCCCTACTTATCTGCTGGTAGAGCTGACCGTCACCGGCCCCGAATCGAGAGAAATTCACTTATCAATTATCAATCAACAATTATCAGTTTGA
- a CDS encoding tRNA-(ms[2]io[6]A)-hydroxylase: MKTILKLKLNSDPRWADLASKNLEEILVDHAYCEQKAASTGISLIVHYPEKERLVDELTALVAEEWEHFDRVVKELRKRNLPLGRPRRDEYVVQLMAHIRKGGPRERQLLDQLLVSSLIEARSCERFKLLWLHLQDRDPELSQFYYELMASEAGHFVSYVDLAKEYCDPAEVDARLQELLQIEGEIVVSLPVRDDRMH; the protein is encoded by the coding sequence ATGAAGACTATTCTCAAGCTTAAGCTCAACTCCGACCCACGCTGGGCCGACCTGGCCAGCAAAAACCTCGAAGAAATTCTGGTAGACCATGCTTATTGCGAGCAAAAAGCGGCCAGTACCGGCATCTCGCTCATCGTGCACTACCCCGAAAAGGAACGCCTGGTAGATGAGTTGACCGCCCTGGTAGCCGAAGAGTGGGAACATTTTGACCGGGTAGTGAAGGAGCTGCGCAAGCGCAACCTGCCGCTGGGCCGCCCCCGGCGCGACGAATACGTGGTGCAGCTCATGGCCCACATCCGCAAGGGCGGCCCCCGCGAGCGCCAACTCCTGGACCAGCTCTTGGTGTCGTCGCTCATCGAGGCGCGCTCCTGCGAGCGCTTCAAGCTGCTCTGGCTGCACCTGCAAGACCGTGACCCCGAGCTGAGCCAGTTTTATTATGAATTGATGGCCAGCGAGGCCGGCCATTTCGTGAGCTACGTAGACCTAGCCAAGGAATACTGCGACCCCGCCGAGGTAGACGCCCGCTTGCAGGAGCTACTCCAGATTGAGGGCGAAATTGTAGTGAGCCTGCCCGTGCGCGACGACCGGATGCATTAA